The nucleotide window atacaattttctttataattactCACTAAAAATCCGTTTGAAGGGTGCTGAGTTATCATCCATTTCAGAATCAATTGGATGCTTCCTAACGATTTCGAATGTATTTTCGACGCAATATTTTGCTTCTAAATCTATGGTTTTCCTTCTTGCCTCTGATAAGTAGACTTTTTCTTTGccctttttctttcttttaagaaCAGTCTTATATCGCTCTTCACATTGCTTAGGGGTCATATTTGGAAACTGTGAGGAAATTTCGAGCCACATATCTTTTTTATGCAGAAACCTTTTGTCCGGACCAACCtcttttaataagtttttatgaaaatccATTAGCAGCCTCGTGTCAGTGTTTGACCATATGGCAATTTTCTTGGAAGAACTCGGAATATCAACTGCTTTAAATACTATTTCAGTTGGACCAAATTCCGGTTCATATTCAGTCTTAATTTCCAttgtttaattcaaaataattttactttGGATGTTCAAAAACACCTTTGCACACAAAATGCGAAATTGTTAAATGCACCACGGCGAGCGTATGCAAATTgtgtgttttaaaatactttttttggtttattcaaTAAAGTTGTGGGACACAGAACTGAAAGctgtaaatattatattaaattatttgctttCTAAATGGTTTGTTAATCttttatagatatttaattCTATGTtctaaacacaaaatatttgttatgcaaaaaatgtaaatgcaAGGGGTTGCAAAATGTACTTTAATCATTTACAGTTGTAATTTTCAGTACTTTTAGtagaattttgtaattttaaaaagagtGGCAACACAAATTTAGTTTAatgttttttgataatttaatacCATTTATTAACCAAGATTAGATTTtagttagatttaaatttataaaaaaaaaatttaaatgaatacccttaatattttatacaaatttattttagcaTACACtagaaaaaatgcaagtgtaccaatTTGCAGGCTATTATTGTGTGCATATTTGGTTTTATATactgtttcaattattttttcaataatcttaaaaatttcGAGCTTTACCGACTATTcgacattttaatttttgtcgaccaaaaagtcgattttgactttttttttaacaaaaataactattatttaccCATATTTATATAACAAATCTTAATTATTCTTACTATCTAAAAGTTGTTGTAATATATTTTGCACTTGTTTAAAAACTTCCATTTTCTCTTTATGGCGCCTTTCTTTTGTTTCTTCCTTCCTGGCAGCTATATCCATCAAAGTTTCCTGTatggttttttctttttttgcggAATCGACCAGCTCATTCTTCTTCTGTATGTTGGGTTCACTGTGCTCCGGTATGTCAAGTTCATTCTGATCCATATCATCTGTTATTCgttctttttttattgtatgttttctatttatttgaaaagaagATTTATCTTTAGCTTTATCGTTTCTTTTTCTTCTGGTCTCCGATGGATTGTATCTAACGTATTTTACAACGCGGTTTTTCTGTTTATTAAGAAGGCGCATGAATCGAGTTTCACATTGTTTAGGTTCCTTATTTGGAAAGTGGGCGGAAATTTCGGCCCacatttcctttttttgtgtaaatcttTTATCAGGACCAACATCGCCTATAAAACGTTTGTAAAGATCGACTAGTTGCTTTGTTTCACTATTTGACCACACTGCAAGTGTATTGGGACATATTACAgtacatattatatttattttttcgcaTTATTACTTACACTGAAAGTTTCTGATGGGAGTCAGGAGATTATCGTCTGGTTCCACATTATGTAATTTAATAATTCGAAATGCATTTGTATCATCTTTTGAAACTAAATCAGTTGTATTTTTGCCAGCCCCTGATATATTATAGACTTTGCCAGCGCCTCTTTTCTTTTTTCGAAACATAGTCGTTAATCGTGATTGGCATTGCTGAGGAGTCTTATCGggaaaatgtaaagaaatttcgtcaaacatttgtttttgataTGTGAACCTTTGTCCAACCTCgggtaataaacttttatagAGACTCAATAATTGTTTCGTTTCACTGTTTGACCATACTGCAAATGTATAAGTTGTTAATCATCAGaagattataaatttttagacttTATTACTTACTTTTAAGTTGTTTGACATAGGCCACTGGAATATCAATTTCCATTTCTTTTAAACTATCGTCCGTAACGTTGTCCATTtcatttgttcaaaaaaaatattttgaattagattgaaaaattaacttaaatacaacaaaaatatactgAAAATTACTTTGTAGTGgcaataattttgatttttttactgaattttaCTCAGTGCGTAATAAACACGAGTAGGATTTTGCCGAATTCTGTGATGCCACTCTTTTTAATAATAAGTACTAAAAATTACAACCGCTAAAAATAATAGGTCATTTCTATATAATTATTGCatggtttaaaaaattaaaatagctaTTTTTAATTACCGTGAATACAAAATCACAGTATCACAAAGTATACTTTGTGACAGTATGGCGGATAATGCTGTGGTGGTGCTGTGCATCTTACGAGTCCATGCTGGTGACGAGCTGCAGGGAGTTGACGGGTCAGCGATGTCAGGGCGGATATCAGCCTGTACGATTGTCCATCGCTCTCGATTATCCCAGGTTTTATCAACCGCACCCATTTCCAGGCATCGACAATAAGCTCCTTACTGACAGGTTAAAAACCTTTGTCAGGTACTCGACTCTAGGTGTTTTAGCATCAGCATGGATATTCCGTTAGGTCCTATTGCCTTTAAAAGCTTAGCTGTGTTTATCGCTTCTACAACTTCAGTTGGCTACCCTATTATCCTTCTTTGTCGGGTTAGAGAGAGACTGAACTGTAGACCACAACTTGTCAACTCCAGAACTAAAGTTGCAGCTCTTCAAATAATCCAATAATTTGTTTCGCTCGTCCTAATTAACCAACCTGCTGATATCGCGGTTCAGCTGGGCGATCCTAGAGTCGTCTGGGTTGGTACTTCGGATGTCAACACGCTCATCCCGCGTTCGGTAGACAATTGAATATTCTCTGAAGTCGTGGCAGTCTGCTTTCTTTTGGATGATGAAAGTTCAGAGACGATAAAATGGTTGGGTCTATCCAGATCCCGGAGAAATAACTGCACGCCAGTTGTGTAGTTAATCAGACCAAAACTCGCCAGATCAGTATGCCCGTGTGGGGCATCATTTAGTATGCAGAAAGTGGATTCGTCAACCTGTACCTTCAGCGAAGCTCATCACTGGTCTTCCCCAAGACTTGAATGCCAAAACTAATGATGAGCGTTGAAGTCCCCTAGGACCAAACGTGTATCACCATCCAATAAGGTCCTAATGTCGGGATGGTAGCCTGTTGGTACTGGCGTAATGTAGACATTATAGAgctaattttatgtttaatatgatTTCAAATACTATAttcaattagttttttgttataaatattattagtccgattaaaacattttttgtatttaaattattatttacacaaaaatacgTTGCAAAATAACCTATTATTTTAAACAGTTGTAATTTTTGGTagcagtttaaaaataatggcaaaatttacTCTGGGCAAAATTAAggcaaattttgtttaccttttatCAAGGTAAAAGAACTGACGGgaatactttttatattttatggacTGCTTGTTAGTggcgaacaatttaaaataaaaaataatgtaaaactatatgaaaaggATTTTTTGGGCAAACTAATTGAATTaagctaaaaattatattatttggaaactaaatatttatactcTGTGCTGAATATACTTGAAGTAGTTCCCACTTGAAGTGCTATAACTCTGATTAATGTAATGGAAAATAAAGCAGATAATATTGATCCAACTGAAATGGAATCCCATATGCCAAGTACCTCcgtcaaacaaattaaaagtaagtgtttaatatgaaattttataccTATGAAGTTTACTAATAAAACAATTGCAGTATGGTCAAACACCGAAACGAACCAACTGTTGAGTctttataaaagtttaataaGCGAAGTTGGTAAAAGATTTGCAAATCAAAAAGAAATGTGGTTCGAAATTTCGACTCACTTTCCAAACATGACTACTCAACAATGTCTCTCAAGATTAAGGACTgtatttaaaagaaagaaaaaaggaATTAAAAAAGTCTATATAACGAAGGCTAAAAGAAATACGAACCATTTGGAAACTAAAGGTGATGAATTCGGTATCGTCAGAATACATAATATGGAATTTAAACCAGACGATATTCCAAGTCATGTCAAAAACATCCAAGGTATGTATGCACTTAAACCAAgacaatttaagatattttacttaatttttcttgCAGTATGGTCGAGCAGTGAAACTAAGCAATTAATGGAACTTTACAAAAGTTTAATTTGTGATGTTGGTCCACAAAAAAGGTTTTCGCAAAAAAAGGAGATGTGGTCGGAAATCTCTACACACTTTGCAAATAAGGATCCTAAGCAATGCGAAACACGATTCACGCATATtctaaataaacaaagaaaaggATACAATGCCTTTTCTATACAATACATCAGAGGCAATACTGTGAGgtcaaaaaatagaaaaacctACAAAAGCATTACCAATGATAGAGAGGTGAATgaatatgaaaataatgaacGTAACACACAAGAGAAAAAACTGCTTGCTGCCACAGAACTGAAAGAGAAACCCATTCAGGAGACTTTGCTGGAGCTAGCTGCTAAGAAAGAAGAAGCTAATGAAAGACGTCATAGAGAAAACATGGaggtttataaaaatatgaaacatgtattgcaacaaattttagttagtaaaaaataaactatgtatatttctctatattAAATATggactttttaatttaattattttgtataattttgactgcaaaatatgttttgttactaATTTGGTCATGCTGATCACGAATCGAACCATTTCAAGAAGTCATTGAGAAAATATGGAACTGCAATTTAACTTCAGCGATATCGattttcatacatcaatatattcgcAATAGTCCCAGTTCTGTcgctatttaaatttgttaaaatcggccaatatgtttataaaaatatatacaacctTTCCAATTTtccttttccaatttttaacattgaatttgtataggaacaagtaagagagctatattcggctgtgccgaatcttatatacccttcaccaaattatacttcaaaatacaaattttaaatatttttaggtaaacattattttttttttccaaagttgtttttaattttttgaacaattttttttcgaattgttattttaatcaagtaataaagatatagggcaaaaatcgaggttgtcctggttttttcctcatatctcagccatttgtggtccgattttgctgactttaaataggaaacttctcgaaagcattgatttcaacagacagacagacggacatggcttaatcgactacgctatctataaggatccagaatatatgtatatactttataggttcggtaaattatattgtggaaattacaaacggaatgacaaacttatatatacccttctcacgaaggtgaagtgtaTACAAATTAGAAAAGGGAAAACACTCCCGCGGATTTTTGATTCATGATTGGCTGTAATGTTTATtgccagggaaaccaaaatatgcaaatgcacgTTTTTTCTGGTTAGTCtgatgagcacatggataagatatttacacgtttcagaactatttaagaattttggcatcgatttgttaatgcatattttatccttaaatgcatatgtttgcatatatttgttttaagagcatatttatgtcatatttttgcgtttttagagaatatattactgtttaatagcatattttgactttatcaaaaacaaattttgccttacttatttttcgctgttgtgttacaagtttttacttccttcgtttaaaattgaaaaatagatggcttttcacgaaaaaaaaaatttaaaaaacaaaaaaaaaaaattttaaatttaaaaaaacaattcgaaagttttttatccaaaaaattaaaaaactgaaaaaaaatttttattcacctaaaaatatttaaattttttattttgaagtataatttggtgaagggtatataagattcggcacagccgaatatagctctattacttgttttaatataaaataagacccctttcacactaggcaatttagttgcgcaagtctcttgcccaacaacaaaacagcatgcaaaattttcgtctccttaacccgacattacctctggcatctacaaatacaagagacttgcgcaactaaattgcctagtgtgaaaggggtctaagcactattttaataatagcgccatctaaatatcaaattttagttctaatttaaacttaaccgttttaagtgttaaagaaatattgtcttttaaatttgctcctataacatcaattgatgtcaaaagaacattttctatgtataaaaatgttttcagatccaatagacaacgatttttattaaatttatgttgtatttattttttgttatacttgttttagttcgtgttatttttgtttattttatgttactttacctttttagattgatttttttcaacaaaagtatatttttttgtttaaaaatatgtaaaagtttgtttttttaagagcataggtattttttaaattttaagagcatattttaaagtttttactgcatatttaaagcgcttaaaacgcttttttagagcatatttccggtttcactgtttattacttttttccaaaaggtaaaattttaatattttgtgcgAGGACAAGAACCTTTCCAAATAGACctgtttatgtaaatttcaactttaaactaaaatttttctaatcaaatagatgcttttaaaaaaattagaaccAGTTTTGTGAGCACCAATGGTTTGAATTATTTTGCAAAGGGAATTTGTTGCTCCGGCCTAGGTTTTTAAACTAGGCCTCACCTGTAATTTGACTTCATATTCTTAATTAGCAGCCTCAGCCTTCAGACATTAAAGTGAAATAGTTGAGatagaaaactgaaaatttcaACGTTAGCTTACAcagaaattttcattaaaaaatatttaaaaaaaatatttttaaaatctgtttccttatttttcaaaaaataaaaataaacaatacattttgtaattattaaaaattgtaatcatttttgaaaagaagacacaatttcctaccCAACACCAATTAAAAATGCCAACCAATTACAATACAAAAggtgatttattaaaaaaaaaattattagcagTAATCAcacttttcataatttttgagCGGTAAAAGAAGcttttgttaaaagttttttaatttgttccgtttggttaattataaaaataaaaaacgctAAAGAAGTTATTAATAAAAGGGATTTCAAACGACTCTTTTAGCTTAGAAAActttgaattgattttaaaaaatgtcagatatttttttaataaaagttattttaattaaatttccaataaaagaaataacataattttattaaaacataagGGGAATGATTTCCGAatgcatttttgaaatttatgttgaataaaaataaatgaaatttctaaatatatttagaaatgtcaatatttttcggaataaattaataaaattttaaataaataaaatttataattacaaataaattgttcaaaaaaaaaaaaaaaattcataaaaatttctaaatattttagaaatttcacaatttttttaggTTAGATTTTAATCAATTCAGAGTTTtgttttattggttttttaaaagTCAATAAATGAGTATTATAAAGAGTAAATaagttggtgaaaaaatttcgcTTGAAAGCCCttagttttttaaagttttgcgttaagtacatttttttaaattattataaattaaaattagtaaaaaatacatacatataataattaaaaacaaaaattgcaataaaataaagttttttgtagaaaatattgtttttaacaacagaaaaaattattgtataagaatagaaaacaaaaaataataacttatttggaagtatataaaaaaatggttaaataaatattaaaaattttaacctgaactcattttaaacgaaatttattaagtgttaataaacaaatatttggacggttttatttcaattttgcattacttttaaatatgttaaaaaaagcttgtttttataatttcaatacatgaaaattttgttttattttcgaaaaGTTGTTGGAGATCCtgaaaatttagtttcttttaaataaaatagaagcCATTTTTGAGTAGTTGGTTTTTAATGCTAATTTCGAAAATGTAACCATTTTCTTAATGAAAGCATCCAAAATaagtatcaaaacaaaattacaattaaaataaaagaaaaacactaGCAAAGCCTAACACCAATAaacacatattttaaatatctatatatatataaaaattaaatcataaaaataataataattaaataataatgggcAAGTTTTTCGTGGTCAATTTACGTCCAGTAGTGGCGCAAGAGGCTGGCGAATGATGATTGTTATGGGTGGGAGTGCGTTGAAGATTCGAGAAGCTGGCGTGTTGTTTGGACGGAGTGCGATTTACAATTCTAGGTCTGGGTAGTTTGGCCAATCTGGTATTTTCATCGTCTACAATTCTTTGCATGCGCTTTGTGCGCGAAGAATCACTGCTGAGAGTAACATTTTGTATGAGTGATGAACGTGAGGCAGGTTCTATGCTCTTTTGAAACGATTCATAAGTATCGTCGGCATTATAATCTGTACTATAGCCATCCGACTGGCAGCtgtttataacaattttagGTAAAGGCTTGGCCGAAGAGGGAGTCTTACTCATGGAACGACGTTTTTTCAAATTGCCACTATGTCTTCCACTGCGCCGACGTATGGTGGTGGCTATAAGTTTACTTTTTTTCATAGGCGATTTAAAACTTGATCCCGACTTATTGAGTTTGTTAGATTTACTGCTAGAGTAGGCTGAGCTGGTAGTATgttgtatattatttttacttgtggatggttttaaaaaaacactGGGACTATTCAGGGCATTCATTAGAGAACGCTTGGCCATGGGTGTGTTACGGTCTGTGGGATTTAGTTTGCGTTTTTGGGAAGATGCTGCCGCATTAGAGGCCAGAGAACTAGTGGAGGGAGTTTTTCTTAGAGAACTTACTGAGGATGCATTTTTCATCGACAAAGGCGTTCTCATAGTGGAGTTTGTTTTGGTCGCTGATTTCTGTTTACCCGCATTTTTTCTAGCCGACTGCAACATTTCTTTATCACGGCGTTTTTGATCCCATTGCGCCGCCATAACATCGATTATATTTTCGCCAAACACCAAAAAGGGAGCATGTTCTATTTCTTCGTATTGCCTTACCAGCTCACAGATTTGTTGTTCAATTTTTGGCAACTTGGTAGCTATGGTTTTCCGTTCCTTTTCCTCTTTCAACAGCTGGCCTCCTCTATTGTTATATCGACCCGGTTCTGAGGCTTTACTTTCTAAAGCATTCATACGATCCCATAAAATATTGCGGTCAGCATATAAGTCAAATATTTGCTTGTTGGTCTCATAGTACAACTTCAGATCCTCCAATTCCATTTCGTGCAACACCAATAAATCATCCGTGTAACACGTGGAGGTGAAATTTGAAAAACGGCTTTTTTGTACTTCTGATTTTAAGGTCTTTTCCCACCATTTTGATATTTCATCGCGTATCTGCTGCacaaatagtttaatattttggcTTTTTAAAGTTTCGCAGCGCTGTAATTCGTCGTAGAATAATTCATAGGTGTGTTGATTGAAATCATTATAGCGATTAAACTTATGGCGCGTATTGGGTGAAGTTTTTAAACGATCCCACAAAGTGTCCAATTTGTTGCGCATGCCCTGTATGGTGTCACGTAACTCTTTCACTTGGGAACCATACAAATCATGCATACGTTTGAGTCCTTCAAATGTTTCCTTATTCATTTTAATTTGTCGATGATTCAGTAGGCCATCCTCATGTTCGGTATTTACCTTCAAGTCCAAAATTTgtaggaaatttttaatttctcttcTCATAGTGGACACTTTGTTCATGCGTTCTACTCGTTCATCTCTTAGGGACTCCAAGTGTGTGCGGAAATTTTCGATTTCTTCAGCTGTCGGCAAAGGATCGGCCAATAAAGCACGTGGGGGCTCTCCCAGTTCCTCACATAAAGCATCTTGTTCTAACAACAGCTCACAGATTTGTTCTTTGCGCAGTCGCAACTGTTCTCTGAGGTCCTCTAGACTTTTGTCCAGTTCCGATTGCACTATTAGTAAAGGCACTTCATTGCTTTCGTAACAGGGCAATTGTACGTCGGTCTTTAGCAACCGTTTTAAATTTTCCGCCTCTTTTTTCAAATCATTGATTTCGTTCTCTATAAATGTTTTACGTGACAACGATTCGTCCACCAATTCACCATAGAAATAGGTGGCATGATCTACAAGCTTGCGTAGATTTTCCCTGCATGTATCAGGATGAAATATTTGTTCCCAAATGCCGGTTAATTTATCCACATATTTTTGGGTTAGCAATTGCATGGCTTGTTTTTCATCATCGTATTGcgacattttcttttttttttaaaggaatgcaatattttcttttaactatttatattttatttgaataaataattttaaatgtgaagttttttttaaataattatacttTGTATTCTTTTTTCCAAGTATAAATTTCCGAATTtgtaatgattttatttatcacTTATTTTTCTTgcaaacactttttattttttttgtccgCGTTCGTtgttagaaaaacaaaatttcagttgaaaataatttttgaaagcgGGTAATTTGCTGAATTGCCAGACTTGTATTTAAGGGTAGTAAAACATGCTTACATAGTTATAATTTAATAGCATTGCCagactaaaaaaatttagaaaaatgttagAACCAAGTGGTATTGaaacaaaatccattttttatgtatttggttttcgaaaaagcataatttcatcaaatttgttttcttaacttgtaaaaatacttattaatcgcataaattatttgttttcttcacaaacatgaaagaaatttttataaagaaattttacatcatttttttcttctaatattGTTACGAACCTTTTTTATCAATGCCAGCACTTACCCTGCCAACTCTGCGGCATCATCCCATAGGAGGAGTTCTCAACCCTCTGGCTAGGTCGCAAcaagaaaaattctaaaatgaaatactaaaaaaaaataaacacttaCACATTATTGACAATACCACTTAATAGGGAGGTAGGTATTGACCTCCAATCGCCCTTATTCCCAACCATAACTGTGGTAGATCCCTGTCTCTTTTTCCACAGTCCCATAAACCCGCCTTTCGTCGCCCTGTCTGACTCAACAA belongs to Calliphora vicina chromosome 4, idCalVici1.1, whole genome shotgun sequence and includes:
- the LOC135957399 gene encoding uncharacterized protein LOC135957399 yields the protein MDNVTDDSLKEMEIDIPVAYVKQLKIWSNSETKQLLSLYKSLLPEVGQRFTYQKQMFDEISLHFPDKTPQQCQSRLTTMFRKKKRGAGKVYNISGAGKNTTDLVSKDDTNAFRIIKLHNVEPDDNLLTPIRNFQLWSNSETKQLVDLYKRFIGDVGPDKRFTQKKEMWAEISAHFPNKEPKQCETRFMRLLNKQKNRVVKYVRYNPSETRRKRNDKAKDKSSFQINRKHTIKKERITDDMDQNELDIPEHSEPNIQKKNELVDSAKKEKTIQETLMDIAARKEETKERRHKEKMEVFKQVQNILQQLLDSKNN
- the LOC135957552 gene encoding uncharacterized protein LOC135957552 codes for the protein MENKADNIDPTEMESHMPSTSVKQIKIWSNTETNQLLSLYKSLISEVGKRFANQKEMWFEISTHFPNMTTQQCLSRLRTVFKRKKKGIKKVYITKAKRNTNHLETKGDEFGIVRIHNMEFKPDDIPSHVKNIQVWSSSETKQLMELYKSLICDVGPQKRFSQKKEMWSEISTHFANKDPKQCETRFTHILNKQRKGYNAFSIQYIRGNTVRSKNRKTYKSITNDREVNEYENNERNTQEKKLLAATELKEKPIQETLLELAAKKEEANERRHRENMEVYKNMKHVLQQILVSKK
- the LOC135958974 gene encoding protein regulator of cytokinesis 1-like; protein product: MSQYDDEKQAMQLLTQKYVDKLTGIWEQIFHPDTCRENLRKLVDHATYFYGELVDESLSRKTFIENEINDLKKEAENLKRLLKTDVQLPCYESNEVPLLIVQSELDKSLEDLREQLRLRKEQICELLLEQDALCEELGEPPRALLADPLPTAEEIENFRTHLESLRDERVERMNKVSTMRREIKNFLQILDLKVNTEHEDGLLNHRQIKMNKETFEGLKRMHDLYGSQVKELRDTIQGMRNKLDTLWDRLKTSPNTRHKFNRYNDFNQHTYELFYDELQRCETLKSQNIKLFVQQIRDEISKWWEKTLKSEVQKSRFSNFTSTCYTDDLLVLHEMELEDLKLYYETNKQIFDLYADRNILWDRMNALESKASEPGRYNNRGGQLLKEEKERKTIATKLPKIEQQICELVRQYEEIEHAPFLVFGENIIDVMAAQWDQKRRDKEMLQSARKNAGKQKSATKTNSTMRTPLSMKNASSVSSLRKTPSTSSLASNAAASSQKRKLNPTDRNTPMAKRSLMNALNSPSVFLKPSTSKNNIQHTTSSAYSSSKSNKLNKSGSSFKSPMKKSKLIATTIRRRSGRHSGNLKKRRSMSKTPSSAKPLPKIVINSCQSDGYSTDYNADDTYESFQKSIEPASRSSLIQNVTLSSDSSRTKRMQRIVDDENTRLAKLPRPRIVNRTPSKQHASFSNLQRTPTHNNHHSPASCATTGRKLTTKNLPIII